Proteins encoded in a region of the Oncorhynchus gorbuscha isolate QuinsamMale2020 ecotype Even-year linkage group LG16, OgorEven_v1.0, whole genome shotgun sequence genome:
- the LOC124000586 gene encoding sideroflexin-5-like isoform X1, with protein MAESAACPAFQLGKPRYDQSSFLGRLKHFVEIIDPSTLFVSERRLTECIKLLDEFKHGKLPPGVSDLQLWEAQKVTQAIIHPDTGEKIFMPFRMSGYVPFGTPIVVGLLLPNQTVVSTIFWQWLNQSHNACVNYSNRNATKPTPTSTFLHGYFGAVTSAVSLAVGLNVLIQKANRLSPATRMIIQRLIPFPAVASANICNVGLMRHNELSEGVDVLDENGNILGSSKIAAKHAIMETAFTRVVLPMPIFVLPPIIMSYLEKLPLLQMNRRLLLPIHSLVCLATFSLSLPLAISLFPQMSQIEVSQLEPEIAMATDCKVVTYNKGL; from the exons AGTTCATTTCTTGGCCGGCTGAAACACTTTGTAGAGATCATTGACCCCAGCACACTCTTTGTGTCTGAG AGACGATTGACAGAATGCATTAAGCTCCTGGATGAATTTAAACACGGAAAACTACCACCGGGAGTTTCTGATCTACAG CTATGGGAAGCCCAAAAGGTCACGCAG GCCATCATTCATCCTGACACAGGAGAGAAGATTTTCATGCCTTTTCGAATGTCAG GTTATGTCCCATTTGGAACACCAATT GTTGTGGGCCTTCTTCTTCCAAATCAGACTGTGGTATCCACCATTTTCTGGCAG TGGCTTAACCAGAGTCACAATGCCTGTGTCAACTACTCAAACCGCAATGCTACTAAG CCTACACCGACATCCACGTTTCTTCATGGTTACTTCGGAGCTGTGACCAGTGCTGTCTCTCTTGCG GTAGGACTGAATGTACTGATTCAGAAAGCCAACAGGTTGAGTCCAGCGACCCGAATGATAATACAGAGACTCATCCCTTTCCCAGCTGTGG CCAGTGCCAACATTTGCAACGTGGGCCTCATGAGGCACAATGAGCTGTCGGAGGGCGTCGACGTGCTGGACGAAAATGGGAACATATTGGGCTCCTCAAAGATTGCTGCCAAACAT GCAATTATGGAGACAGCCTTTACCAGAGTGGTCCTCCCGATGCCAATATTTGTCCTTCCTCCCATCATTATGTCCTACCTAGAAAA ACTTCCATTGCTGCAGATGAATCGGAGGCTGTTGCTGCCCATCCACAGCCTGGTGTGTCTGGCTACCTTCAGCCTCTCCCTGCCCCTGGCCATCAGCCTATtcccacagatgtctcag ATAGAGGTGTCTCAGCTTGAGCCGGAGATCGCAATGGCAACAGATTGCAAGGTGGTGACCTACAACAAGGGACTGTGA
- the LOC124000586 gene encoding sideroflexin-5-like isoform X2, whose translation MAESAACPAFQLGKPRYDQSSFLGRLKHFVEIIDPSTLFVSERRLTECIKLLDEFKHGKLPPGVSDLQLWEAQKVTQAIIHPDTGEKIFMPFRMSGYVPFGTPITVVSTIFWQWLNQSHNACVNYSNRNATKPTPTSTFLHGYFGAVTSAVSLAVGLNVLIQKANRLSPATRMIIQRLIPFPAVASANICNVGLMRHNELSEGVDVLDENGNILGSSKIAAKHAIMETAFTRVVLPMPIFVLPPIIMSYLEKLPLLQMNRRLLLPIHSLVCLATFSLSLPLAISLFPQMSQIEVSQLEPEIAMATDCKVVTYNKGL comes from the exons AGTTCATTTCTTGGCCGGCTGAAACACTTTGTAGAGATCATTGACCCCAGCACACTCTTTGTGTCTGAG AGACGATTGACAGAATGCATTAAGCTCCTGGATGAATTTAAACACGGAAAACTACCACCGGGAGTTTCTGATCTACAG CTATGGGAAGCCCAAAAGGTCACGCAG GCCATCATTCATCCTGACACAGGAGAGAAGATTTTCATGCCTTTTCGAATGTCAG GTTATGTCCCATTTGGAACACCAATT ACTGTGGTATCCACCATTTTCTGGCAG TGGCTTAACCAGAGTCACAATGCCTGTGTCAACTACTCAAACCGCAATGCTACTAAG CCTACACCGACATCCACGTTTCTTCATGGTTACTTCGGAGCTGTGACCAGTGCTGTCTCTCTTGCG GTAGGACTGAATGTACTGATTCAGAAAGCCAACAGGTTGAGTCCAGCGACCCGAATGATAATACAGAGACTCATCCCTTTCCCAGCTGTGG CCAGTGCCAACATTTGCAACGTGGGCCTCATGAGGCACAATGAGCTGTCGGAGGGCGTCGACGTGCTGGACGAAAATGGGAACATATTGGGCTCCTCAAAGATTGCTGCCAAACAT GCAATTATGGAGACAGCCTTTACCAGAGTGGTCCTCCCGATGCCAATATTTGTCCTTCCTCCCATCATTATGTCCTACCTAGAAAA ACTTCCATTGCTGCAGATGAATCGGAGGCTGTTGCTGCCCATCCACAGCCTGGTGTGTCTGGCTACCTTCAGCCTCTCCCTGCCCCTGGCCATCAGCCTATtcccacagatgtctcag ATAGAGGTGTCTCAGCTTGAGCCGGAGATCGCAATGGCAACAGATTGCAAGGTGGTGACCTACAACAAGGGACTGTGA
- the LOC124000586 gene encoding sideroflexin-5-like isoform X3, whose translation MAESAACPAFQLGKPRYDQSSFLGRLKHFVEIIDPSTLFVSERRLTECIKLLDEFKHGKLPPGVSDLQLWEAQKVTQAIIHPDTGEKIFMPFRMSGYVPFGTPIVVGLLLPNQTVVSTIFWQWLNQSHNACVNYSNRNATKVGLNVLIQKANRLSPATRMIIQRLIPFPAVASANICNVGLMRHNELSEGVDVLDENGNILGSSKIAAKHAIMETAFTRVVLPMPIFVLPPIIMSYLEKLPLLQMNRRLLLPIHSLVCLATFSLSLPLAISLFPQMSQIEVSQLEPEIAMATDCKVVTYNKGL comes from the exons AGTTCATTTCTTGGCCGGCTGAAACACTTTGTAGAGATCATTGACCCCAGCACACTCTTTGTGTCTGAG AGACGATTGACAGAATGCATTAAGCTCCTGGATGAATTTAAACACGGAAAACTACCACCGGGAGTTTCTGATCTACAG CTATGGGAAGCCCAAAAGGTCACGCAG GCCATCATTCATCCTGACACAGGAGAGAAGATTTTCATGCCTTTTCGAATGTCAG GTTATGTCCCATTTGGAACACCAATT GTTGTGGGCCTTCTTCTTCCAAATCAGACTGTGGTATCCACCATTTTCTGGCAG TGGCTTAACCAGAGTCACAATGCCTGTGTCAACTACTCAAACCGCAATGCTACTAAG GTAGGACTGAATGTACTGATTCAGAAAGCCAACAGGTTGAGTCCAGCGACCCGAATGATAATACAGAGACTCATCCCTTTCCCAGCTGTGG CCAGTGCCAACATTTGCAACGTGGGCCTCATGAGGCACAATGAGCTGTCGGAGGGCGTCGACGTGCTGGACGAAAATGGGAACATATTGGGCTCCTCAAAGATTGCTGCCAAACAT GCAATTATGGAGACAGCCTTTACCAGAGTGGTCCTCCCGATGCCAATATTTGTCCTTCCTCCCATCATTATGTCCTACCTAGAAAA ACTTCCATTGCTGCAGATGAATCGGAGGCTGTTGCTGCCCATCCACAGCCTGGTGTGTCTGGCTACCTTCAGCCTCTCCCTGCCCCTGGCCATCAGCCTATtcccacagatgtctcag ATAGAGGTGTCTCAGCTTGAGCCGGAGATCGCAATGGCAACAGATTGCAAGGTGGTGACCTACAACAAGGGACTGTGA